The Paenibacillus sophorae genome has a segment encoding these proteins:
- a CDS encoding ParM/StbA family protein, giving the protein MSNICALDLGFGWTKGSYNNRVYLQPSIIGESKELFDDSIKPDDFIYGEDQYFVGKLALRQSDIKYFTMKDNKAEASTSSAITETALGYLIGNSAANVISGLPIKFYFKQKEHFEESLMKINDKDKYTIKKGNRGSYYVNPKIINLKLTPQGKGIAMDYLLKDDGTLDKISEAKKNILVIDLGFFTLNLLGLSKMETMKESTTLLLGVDNAYKLLQSYIQKAIGKSPARYELDPFVVSGVYEGYNIKPFIEKAFKSLANQIQNEIDGLNINFDLYLVAGGAAHQIIHHLNLPNKILLDQLSQVRGYRKMGERLWK; this is encoded by the coding sequence ATGTCTAATATTTGCGCTTTGGATTTGGGATTTGGATGGACAAAAGGCTCATATAATAATCGCGTTTACCTTCAACCATCTATCATTGGGGAGTCCAAGGAACTTTTTGATGACAGCATTAAGCCTGACGACTTTATTTATGGAGAGGATCAATACTTCGTTGGAAAACTTGCTCTAAGACAGAGCGATATTAAATACTTTACAATGAAGGATAATAAGGCTGAAGCAAGTACATCGAGTGCTATTACTGAAACTGCATTAGGCTATCTGATCGGAAATTCGGCAGCTAATGTTATTAGTGGGTTGCCTATCAAGTTTTATTTTAAACAGAAAGAGCACTTTGAAGAGTCGTTAATGAAAATAAACGATAAAGATAAGTATACTATTAAGAAGGGGAACAGAGGTTCCTACTATGTTAATCCTAAAATTATAAACCTTAAATTAACACCGCAGGGTAAGGGTATAGCAATGGATTACTTGTTAAAAGATGATGGTACACTCGATAAAATATCAGAAGCAAAGAAAAATATATTAGTGATTGATTTAGGATTCTTTACTTTGAATTTATTGGGGCTTTCCAAGATGGAAACCATGAAGGAATCAACAACTTTATTGCTTGGCGTAGATAATGCTTATAAACTACTACAATCTTACATACAAAAAGCTATCGGAAAATCCCCAGCACGATATGAATTAGACCCTTTTGTTGTGAGTGGTGTATACGAGGGATATAATATTAAACCATTCATTGAAAAAGCATTTAAATCATTGGCAAATCAAATTCAAAACGAAATCGATGGGCTTAACATTAACTTCGATTTATACCTTGTTGCTGGAGGTGCTGCACATCAAATAATCCATCATCTTAATTTACCGAACAAGATTCTTTTAGACCAACTTTCACAAGTCAGAGGATACAGAAAGATGGGTGAAAGGCTATGGAAGTAG
- a CDS encoding YopX family protein, protein MILECRAWDKEKQVMIEWSDIFFSDMSPVTGWGEGVDYERVDLMFHTTKKDINGKKAYTGDIIASNTYDGQPMEIKWDDKQTGFYCHDSNNNEDDHLNAMEIEVSEIIGNIYENPELLTR, encoded by the coding sequence ATGATTTTAGAATGCAGGGCTTGGGATAAAGAAAAACAAGTAATGATCGAATGGAGTGATATCTTCTTTAGTGACATGTCACCCGTAACTGGTTGGGGCGAGGGTGTGGATTACGAAAGAGTTGACCTAATGTTCCATACGACGAAGAAAGATATTAATGGTAAGAAGGCTTATACTGGAGACATTATTGCTTCAAATACATATGACGGTCAACCGATGGAAATTAAATGGGATGATAAGCAAACAGGATTCTACTGTCATGACTCCAACAATAACGAAGACGATCATTTGAACGCAATGGAAATCGAAGTGAGCGAGATTATCGGCAATATCTATGAGAACCCAGAATTGTTGACTCGTTAA
- a CDS encoding IDEAL domain-containing protein — MIMLNKEQVFNLIKDGITQVDKQTPTDIKLSIDPIMFKYDKSTDEWYYHTKDFTKNIIRYTMLGAYYTESHRYASLQGLTYFLKKEFPEHSDIKIDIRAKDSDFRKYSGKEKENLMDAVNISVQIYHDDKVNLKDDELRNLIDYSLIIKDKEWFNELVEQYNK, encoded by the coding sequence ATGATTATGCTTAACAAAGAACAAGTGTTTAATCTCATCAAAGATGGCATTACTCAGGTAGATAAACAAACACCAACCGATATTAAACTGAGTATCGATCCAATTATGTTTAAATACGATAAATCTACTGATGAGTGGTACTATCACACAAAAGATTTTACAAAAAATATTATCAGATACACAATGCTTGGTGCATATTATACAGAATCACATAGATATGCAAGTCTTCAAGGGTTGACTTATTTTCTTAAAAAAGAATTTCCTGAGCACTCGGATATTAAGATTGATATCAGAGCTAAAGATAGCGATTTTAGAAAGTATTCGGGCAAAGAGAAGGAAAATCTTATGGATGCTGTTAACATCTCAGTTCAGATATACCATGATGATAAAGTAAATCTAAAGGATGATGAATTGAGAAATTTGATTGATTATTCTTTGATAATTAAGGATAAAGAATGGTTTAATGAATTGGTTGAACAATATAATAAGTAA
- a CDS encoding metallophosphoesterase translates to MPQVWLTSDSHFHHKNILHLAQRPFESIEDMNEQFIFNWNDKVQRNDIVYHLGDFVFGGTTKWEDIISRLNGCIHLVLGNHDDQKVVKRLSHYFESVENMIVKKIDKQHLFLFHYPIEIGLTPNAYSIHGHIHERPSRLVNQINVGVDSDFIREKVGFGSLIPEEMILDELKIRKEMVLELRASGREEV, encoded by the coding sequence ATGCCGCAAGTTTGGTTAACAAGTGATTCTCATTTCCATCATAAAAACATCTTACACTTAGCACAACGTCCGTTTGAATCAATTGAAGATATGAATGAGCAATTCATTTTCAACTGGAATGATAAAGTACAAAGAAACGATATTGTGTATCACCTTGGAGATTTTGTTTTCGGTGGGACTACTAAGTGGGAAGACATTATTTCCAGATTAAATGGGTGCATCCATCTGGTTCTAGGCAATCATGATGACCAAAAGGTTGTTAAAAGGCTATCTCATTATTTTGAATCGGTTGAGAATATGATTGTGAAGAAAATTGATAAGCAGCATCTTTTTCTATTTCATTATCCGATTGAGATTGGACTTACACCAAATGCCTACTCAATTCATGGACATATTCACGAACGACCATCTAGATTGGTGAATCAAATCAATGTTGGAGTAGATAGTGATTTTATAAGAGAAAAAGTTGGATTCGGCAGTTTGATTCCAGAAGAAATGATTTTAGATGAGTTGAAGATCAGAAAGGAAATGGTATTGGAATTACGAGCCAGTGGGAGAGAAGAGGTGTGA
- a CDS encoding type II toxin-antitoxin system HicB family antitoxin yields MNIEKNYTYVAVLDFNNDHIQISFPDLEEALTQADTLEEAFRRANEVLKLTVQSRLEDGELIPGPTPIEQIKLAMKQFTTIASCTISTKIKYVKKTLTIPEDLNEVAERRGINFSQVLQNAIREKLEED; encoded by the coding sequence ATGAATATTGAAAAAAATTATACATATGTAGCAGTACTCGACTTTAATAACGATCACATACAGATATCCTTTCCCGATTTAGAGGAAGCACTAACTCAGGCTGACACGTTAGAGGAAGCATTTAGACGAGCAAATGAAGTGCTTAAATTAACCGTCCAGAGTCGTTTAGAGGATGGAGAACTTATTCCTGGACCAACACCAATAGAGCAAATAAAATTAGCAATGAAACAATTTACTACAATTGCGTCATGTACGATATCTACAAAAATTAAATATGTTAAGAAAACTTTGACTATTCCAGAGGACTTAAATGAAGTGGCCGAGAGAAGAGGAATTAATTTTTCTCAGGTGCTTCAAAATGCAATTCGTGAAAAATTAGAGGAGGACTAA
- a CDS encoding sigma-70 family RNA polymerase sigma factor — translation MSLRNVEVEKNFNNEENIKVYQIIKDKKLRDTIINNNIPFALSMVAKWLKKGSIEESDDLVGMAMIGLTNAFDTYDINRGVKFTSYAGDVIWHEFCINAIYHSRKCRSKYSSVSIEERYYKKGKSQKEVQIKDVLRDENCEHTYKAIEDNMFNDYLNRTINSSLDGNEKTVAVKHLLEGKGFAEIGKEMGISRQGAHQIHKRYIPKLAIAVC, via the coding sequence ATGAGTCTAAGAAATGTTGAAGTCGAAAAGAACTTCAACAACGAAGAAAATATTAAAGTATATCAAATAATCAAAGACAAAAAACTAAGAGACACGATTATCAATAACAATATTCCGTTTGCTCTAAGTATGGTTGCCAAATGGTTGAAAAAAGGCTCGATAGAAGAATCTGACGATTTAGTTGGAATGGCTATGATCGGATTAACAAATGCTTTCGATACATATGATATTAATAGAGGCGTTAAATTTACGAGTTATGCTGGTGATGTAATCTGGCACGAATTTTGTATCAATGCTATTTACCACAGCAGAAAGTGTCGGAGCAAATACTCATCTGTAAGCATTGAAGAAAGATATTATAAAAAAGGAAAATCACAAAAAGAAGTGCAAATTAAAGATGTTTTGCGTGATGAAAATTGTGAACATACATATAAAGCAATTGAAGATAATATGTTCAATGATTATTTGAACAGAACAATTAATTCGTCACTAGACGGAAACGAGAAAACTGTAGCGGTCAAGCACCTACTTGAAGGAAAAGGATTTGCTGAGATCGGCAAAGAAATGGGAATTTCAAGACAAGGAGCACATCAAATACATAAGCGTTATATTCCGAAATTGGCGATTGCAGTGTGTTAA
- a CDS encoding CPBP family intramembrane glutamic endopeptidase, producing MGFNIITSTTTLLFHNQTVQQADIRTPIMYIYAVLFSPVFEELLCRKILLIKINKYFNWWISAFISSGIFSILHLNLSLFTSYLFIGLVWSYYYRKSNYNIFVPILSHFLFNYIMILIQSIKG from the coding sequence ATGGGATTTAACATCATCACATCAACAACAACTTTGCTCTTTCACAATCAAACGGTACAACAAGCGGACATAAGAACGCCTATTATGTACATATATGCCGTCCTGTTCAGTCCAGTTTTCGAAGAACTATTATGTAGAAAGATTTTATTAATAAAAATAAATAAATATTTTAATTGGTGGATATCTGCATTTATTAGTTCGGGAATATTTTCAATATTACATCTTAACTTATCACTGTTTACAAGTTATTTATTTATCGGGTTAGTTTGGTCATATTACTATCGAAAATCAAATTATAACATCTTTGTGCCAATTCTAAGCCATTTCTTATTCAACTATATTATGATTTTAATTCAATCTATAAAGGGGTGA
- a CDS encoding dihydrofolate reductase produces the protein MTYPISLIAAMDINNLIGSSNSLPWNISADLKFFKSQTEYGNVVMGRSTYESIGRPLPKRNNIILTSNKNYKVPECTVYDSVDDILVHSIIDELRSTYIIGGASIYKQFLPHIGEMYITHIDAEFEGDTYFPEIDWSEWEAVHSLDIPVGDDTDYPIKIVKYSRLIK, from the coding sequence ATGACATATCCCATCTCTCTTATTGCTGCTATGGACATCAATAATCTAATCGGCTCATCCAATTCACTCCCTTGGAACATTTCGGCAGATTTAAAATTCTTCAAGTCTCAAACTGAATACGGCAATGTAGTCATGGGAAGGTCAACATATGAATCTATTGGTCGTCCATTACCAAAACGAAACAATATCATTCTAACATCTAACAAAAACTATAAAGTGCCGGAATGCACCGTTTATGATTCAGTGGATGATATATTAGTACACTCTATTATCGATGAATTAAGATCGACTTATATTATTGGTGGAGCTTCAATCTATAAGCAATTTCTGCCCCATATTGGAGAAATGTACATAACTCATATCGATGCTGAATTCGAAGGTGATACATATTTTCCTGAAATTGATTGGTCTGAATGGGAAGCAGTTCACTCTCTAGATATTCCCGTTGGAGACGATACTGATTATCCGATAAAAATAGTTAAGTATTCCCGATTAATAAAGTAA
- a CDS encoding thymidylate synthase yields MNNADKKYLELCQYILDNGTKKEDRTGTGTLSVFGYDMRFNLQEGFPLLTTKKIHLKSVIHELLWFLSGSTNIQYLKENDVRIWDSWANEHGELGPVYGSQWRNWQVADTYYEDGLDCFMLTDETIDQISEVIKSIRTNPDSRRHLVSAWNVGEIKDMKLPPCHYAFQFYVENNKLSCKFNMRSTDVFLGLPFNIASYALLTMMVAQVCDLDLGDLIYSGGDVHLYLNHLEQVRLQLTREPRDLPKMYLNPNKKDIFDFKYEDFILDNYDPHPTIKGVVAV; encoded by the coding sequence ATGAATAACGCTGATAAAAAATATTTAGAACTATGCCAATACATTCTTGATAATGGTACAAAGAAAGAAGATAGAACTGGTACAGGCACATTATCTGTATTTGGTTATGACATGAGATTTAATCTACAGGAAGGGTTTCCACTACTCACCACAAAGAAAATCCATCTTAAATCAGTCATCCATGAATTACTTTGGTTTCTTTCAGGTAGTACTAATATCCAATATCTTAAGGAAAATGATGTTCGAATCTGGGACTCTTGGGCGAATGAACATGGAGAACTTGGCCCCGTTTATGGCTCTCAATGGCGTAACTGGCAAGTTGCAGATACTTATTATGAAGATGGTCTAGATTGTTTCATGCTTACCGACGAAACCATTGATCAAATTTCAGAAGTCATTAAGTCAATAAGAACAAATCCAGACTCAAGAAGGCACCTTGTATCAGCCTGGAACGTTGGAGAAATTAAAGATATGAAGCTTCCTCCATGTCATTATGCGTTTCAATTTTATGTAGAAAATAATAAACTATCCTGCAAATTTAACATGCGCAGCACAGATGTTTTTCTTGGCCTTCCATTTAACATTGCAAGTTATGCTCTATTGACAATGATGGTTGCTCAAGTATGTGATTTGGATCTTGGTGATCTAATTTACTCGGGCGGAGATGTGCATCTATACTTGAATCATCTTGAACAAGTAAGACTTCAATTGACCAGAGAACCAAGAGACTTACCAAAGATGTACCTGAATCCAAACAAAAAAGATATTTTTGATTTTAAATATGAAGACTTTATTCTAGATAATTACGATCCACACCCAACAATTAAAGGTGTTGTAGCTGTATGA
- a CDS encoding dUTP diphosphatase produces MTDQMKQPFYKKPLQIKVKYFSNIEPLTKISKGDWIDLRSAIDVDLRKGEYFLIPLGVGMKLPEGYEANPVPRSSTYKNFGIIQTNHFGVIDNSFSGNLDQWHFPALAMRDTTIKKNDRICQFRIQEVMPDVELITVDELDEVSRGGIGSTGKN; encoded by the coding sequence ATGACAGACCAAATGAAACAACCATTTTACAAAAAGCCACTCCAAATTAAGGTTAAATATTTTTCTAATATTGAACCACTAACTAAAATTTCTAAGGGTGATTGGATTGATCTTCGCTCTGCAATTGATGTTGATTTGAGAAAGGGAGAGTATTTTCTTATTCCTCTTGGGGTGGGAATGAAACTACCTGAAGGTTATGAAGCAAATCCAGTTCCACGCAGTAGCACATATAAAAATTTTGGAATCATTCAGACCAATCATTTTGGAGTAATTGATAATTCTTTCAGTGGAAATCTAGATCAGTGGCATTTCCCTGCGTTAGCAATGCGAGACACAACCATTAAGAAGAATGATCGTATTTGTCAGTTCCGTATCCAAGAGGTAATGCCAGATGTTGAATTGATTACAGTGGATGAACTTGATGAAGTTTCAAGAGGTGGAATCGGAAGCACAGGAAAAAACTAA
- the nrdG gene encoding anaerobic ribonucleoside-triphosphate reductase activating protein, with amino-acid sequence MTNYHDIKTDDMNNGSGLRVVVFLSGCEHMCHLCHNKQTWNPCSGILFDETAKNKIFECLNKEYIDGITWSGGDPLHQNNIEEVVNLSKEIKAKYPNKTIWLYSGYKYEWIQKNYPDILQFIDVLVDGKFIQKLSDVNYHWAGSTNQEVIDIQESLKQYKKILLNQLYK; translated from the coding sequence ATAACGAATTATCACGATATTAAAACGGATGATATGAATAATGGATCGGGATTGAGAGTTGTTGTCTTCTTATCGGGGTGCGAACATATGTGTCACCTATGCCACAATAAGCAGACATGGAATCCTTGTAGTGGTATTTTATTTGACGAGACAGCAAAAAACAAAATTTTTGAGTGCCTTAACAAAGAGTATATTGATGGAATCACTTGGTCAGGAGGTGATCCACTTCATCAAAACAATATTGAAGAAGTGGTGAACCTATCAAAAGAAATTAAAGCAAAATATCCAAACAAAACAATATGGCTCTATAGTGGGTACAAGTATGAGTGGATACAAAAAAATTATCCTGATATTTTACAATTTATCGATGTTCTTGTAGACGGAAAATTTATTCAAAAACTTTCTGATGTAAACTATCATTGGGCTGGTTCAACAAATCAAGAGGTTATAGATATTCAAGAAAGTTTGAAACAGTACAAAAAGATATTGCTTAATCAACTTTATAAATAA
- the nrdD gene encoding anaerobic ribonucleoside-triphosphate reductase yields the protein MIKITKKDGTLEDYNEQKIINAVNKSSRRVMINLSDNDYAEICSMVWEKIVEHDTSEIDICEMHNIVESSLDEFHPAIAKSYRDYRNYKKDFVHMLDKVYQKSQSIRYIGDTSNANTDSALVSTQRSLIYNELNSELYKKFFLNVEERQAAKDGYIYIHDRSARLDSINCCLFDISNVLNGGFEMGNVWYNEPKTLDVAFDVISDVAMSAASQQYGGFTLPRIDTVLTKYAKLSYEKYYEEYLDIVSFVDIKDKELKADDYATKKVYRDMEQGFQSWEYRFNTVGSSRGDYPFIATSFGVGTSKFEQMVTEAILKVRMGGQGKTGLKKPVLFPKLTFLYDENLHGEGKQLEYLFDIAIDCSSKSMYPDFLSLSGDGYIPSIYKKYGKVISLMGCRASLSPWFERGGMHPLDENDVPVFEGRHNLGAISLHLPMILAKARHENKDFYELLDYYLELIRQLHIKTRDFLGEKKASTNPLGFCQGGFLNGNLKPDDKIKSLLKPMTMSFGITALNELQYLYNKKTLVEDNGFALEVMQYINKKIEQFKEEDKILYAIYATPGESLAGLQVEQFRKKYGIIEGVSDRAYVSNSFHCGVWEDITPIQKQDYEKQFWDLFNGGKIQYCKYPIAYNKLAQKTLVRRAMKMGFYEGLNLSLSYCEECGHEQLDMDVCPKCGSELVTKIDRMNGLTKTAHVKLVKLRETP from the coding sequence TTGATTAAGATCACCAAAAAAGACGGAACACTGGAAGATTATAATGAACAAAAAATTATTAATGCTGTAAATAAATCTTCTCGGCGTGTGATGATAAATTTATCAGATAACGATTATGCAGAAATATGTAGCATGGTTTGGGAGAAAATCGTAGAGCATGATACATCCGAGATCGACATTTGTGAAATGCATAATATCGTAGAATCATCATTAGATGAGTTTCATCCAGCAATTGCAAAATCATATCGTGATTACAGAAATTATAAAAAAGATTTTGTACACATGTTAGACAAAGTATATCAAAAAAGCCAGTCGATTCGATATATAGGCGATACTAGTAATGCCAATACAGATAGCGCATTAGTTAGTACACAAAGAAGCTTAATTTACAATGAATTGAATAGTGAACTTTATAAAAAGTTTTTCTTAAATGTAGAAGAACGACAGGCTGCAAAAGATGGATACATATATATACATGATAGAAGTGCAAGACTAGACAGTATCAACTGTTGTCTATTTGATATTTCCAATGTATTAAACGGTGGATTTGAAATGGGAAATGTTTGGTATAATGAACCAAAAACGTTGGATGTTGCGTTTGACGTAATTAGTGATGTAGCGATGAGTGCAGCCAGTCAACAATATGGAGGATTTACGCTTCCAAGAATTGATACAGTATTGACTAAGTATGCTAAATTGTCATATGAAAAATATTATGAGGAATATCTTGATATTGTTTCGTTTGTTGATATTAAAGACAAAGAATTAAAGGCTGACGATTACGCAACTAAAAAGGTATATCGTGATATGGAACAGGGTTTTCAATCTTGGGAGTATCGTTTCAACACAGTTGGAAGTTCACGAGGAGATTATCCGTTCATAGCAACAAGTTTTGGTGTAGGTACAAGTAAATTTGAGCAAATGGTAACTGAAGCTATTCTTAAAGTTAGAATGGGTGGACAGGGTAAAACGGGCCTCAAAAAACCTGTATTGTTTCCCAAACTGACATTCTTATATGATGAAAATCTACATGGGGAAGGAAAGCAACTTGAATATCTGTTTGATATTGCAATTGATTGTTCAAGTAAGTCCATGTATCCAGATTTTCTCTCACTTTCGGGAGATGGGTATATCCCGAGTATTTATAAAAAGTATGGCAAAGTGATTTCGCTAATGGGGTGCAGGGCCAGTTTATCTCCTTGGTTTGAGCGTGGGGGGATGCATCCATTAGATGAAAATGACGTACCTGTATTTGAAGGCCGTCATAATCTCGGAGCAATTTCGCTTCATCTCCCAATGATTTTGGCTAAAGCAAGACATGAAAACAAAGATTTTTATGAATTGTTGGACTATTACCTTGAATTGATTCGTCAACTACACATTAAGACGCGCGATTTTCTTGGTGAAAAGAAAGCATCAACCAATCCACTTGGATTTTGTCAAGGCGGATTCTTAAATGGGAATCTTAAACCAGATGACAAAATTAAGTCGCTGCTAAAACCAATGACTATGAGTTTTGGTATTACAGCTCTAAATGAATTGCAATATCTTTACAACAAAAAAACGCTTGTAGAAGATAATGGTTTCGCTTTAGAGGTAATGCAATACATAAACAAAAAGATAGAACAGTTCAAAGAAGAAGACAAGATATTGTATGCAATCTACGCCACACCGGGAGAATCACTCGCTGGTCTACAAGTAGAACAGTTCAGAAAAAAATATGGAATCATTGAAGGAGTATCTGACCGAGCATATGTAAGCAATTCATTTCATTGTGGTGTATGGGAAGATATTACTCCAATCCAAAAACAGGATTATGAAAAGCAATTCTGGGATCTGTTCAACGGCGGCAAAATTCAGTATTGTAAATACCCTATTGCTTATAATAAATTAGCTCAAAAAACACTGGTTAGAAGAGCTATGAAGATGGGTTTTTATGAAGGTTTAAATCTGAGTTTATCGTACTGCGAAGAATGTGGACATGAACAACTTGATATGGACGTGTGTCCCAAATGCGGAAGTGAACTTGTAACAAAGATTGATCGGATGAATGGGTTAACCAAAACAGCCCATGTAAAATTGGTTAAACTGCGGGAAACCCCTTAG
- a CDS encoding DUF7681 family protein, with protein MGFSNWYCVDNILSFSSGKMESIKQVFHQHFNKGVDLLIKCIDYKTFESIGETDFVPDYGGFEILHNDYTYSLVYTVDNIAFFEKKKFNIAIENNFSYHPPKVGQSEKYQQIREKAKEFAYLIDELAPSSREKSLAMTNLEQSVFWANAAIARNE; from the coding sequence ATGGGTTTTAGCAATTGGTATTGCGTGGACAATATCTTATCCTTTTCATCGGGGAAAATGGAATCTATAAAACAAGTCTTTCATCAACACTTTAATAAAGGAGTGGATTTATTGATTAAGTGTATTGACTACAAAACATTTGAGTCTATTGGCGAAACGGATTTTGTACCTGATTATGGTGGATTTGAGATTTTACACAATGATTATACATATTCGTTGGTTTATACTGTTGACAATATTGCTTTTTTTGAAAAGAAAAAGTTTAATATTGCCATCGAAAATAATTTCTCCTATCATCCTCCAAAAGTGGGACAATCGGAAAAATATCAGCAAATCAGAGAAAAGGCAAAAGAATTCGCATATTTAATTGACGAATTGGCCCCAAGCAGCAGAGAGAAATCATTGGCGATGACCAATCTTGAACAAAGTGTGTTTTGGGCGAATGCAGCAATAGCAAGAAACGAGTAA
- a CDS encoding helix-turn-helix domain-containing protein, whose translation MKQKNLTNKDVVELTGVSRNTVTSLSANATKRIDYDTLTALCIGLGVTPGKLLVLSDD comes from the coding sequence ATGAAACAAAAAAATCTAACAAATAAAGATGTAGTTGAGTTGACTGGAGTAAGTAGAAACACCGTTACATCTCTATCCGCCAACGCTACAAAACGTATTGACTATGACACATTAACAGCTTTATGTATTGGTTTGGGTGTTACTCCCGGAAAATTGTTAGTTCTAAGTGATGATTAA